GCTGAGGTCTGAAGATTTGGTTTAGGACGACACAGCCAGCATgaaaagtaacacacacatgtgccatccggaaaaaaaaagtgctgaaagTCACGCAGTCTTGTTCAAACACCCCCCGACACATTTTACACTGAGTGGTAACTGAgattttcccctctttctttctcctttttcttacttcatctctcttttccccttcttctccttcctcctctctccttccctcccagATCGGGTTGCGAGGGCCCAGTCCTTGACTTGATCAGAAGGGCAACCAATCAAGTTGGTATTTTTTGTTatcttttcatgtttctcctgttttttcctcaaaaaaaaaaagaaagaagtttgTAACCGATGAGCTCGACACCAACAAATCCCTCGTAATCCCTCTTAAAGCAGGGAAAGAAGCTGTAGTCAGCAAGAGGGGACGACCACTAAGGGGCAGCAAAGCACCAGGACCTTGCACATGAAGACTCGAGTTAACACATTTCACTTCACATCACCAAGATGACAAAGATTTATGTCGCCCAGAGAGTTAGAAAGGTAATATTTTTACTACTTCCATTAGAGAGAGATCAATTTTCATCTTAAAAACTATAATTAAATCCATTGATCATAGAAAGTCAACAACATTTTAACCGTCTAACATCAGGTACATTATTTTATCCACCTGAAATTTACTAATTTGTGCTCTCGGATCAATAAATGTGCTCTTGAACTCATCAtttccaacaacaaaaaacatttatcaacAATTATTTCCTCATAAACGTTGATGTATCTTTGCTCGTTAACGCCGCCAGTGGCTGATGAGTggaacagcaacaacaaacgtCGCTCCACAGCGCCACTAGTGGTCGGAAACTGCGACGGGTACCTttaatattttagcataatGTGATTTATACTTGGGATGAAATCCACTTCATGCATCTGCATCCagtattattttatgtatacGATATAAAGACTCGTGGTGCATCAAAATTTAGACGTAAACGTTTTATTTGCTGATCGTATATTTCattgaaaatgataaacaataataataataaagaaatgtaattttgacACATTAggctctgtaaaaaaaatataataatatataaaataaatgactgattgaataaatatttgtgtttttatatttagtgtgtgtgaacaaacaaaataaagaataaattcCTGACTTCCtaaataaattaagttaaattttAATGATGTAAAATGACACCGGCATCGTCACGCCGAGCGTCCTCGCATCGAGTCGGCGTCTTTAAACCTGGAAGAGACGTTTTAAAACGTTGAACCGGAGTCATGTGTCGGTTTGTCAGATGATTAACCCGCTGGCTGATTTTCCTGCTCTGCTCCTTCCTCCTTCAGGTGACTTATCTTATCACCTGGCCTTGGCTTTCCTACCTTCCCCAAATATTTATCCCCAGATAGACTTGAGACGGTCCTCGGGTGTCACTTTCAAGTGCCCGGGGACGTATTGTGTCCCAACACAATCCTGCCtggacacatatacacacacacagtcattattTAGGGCTGCAAACAGGAGCTTTTATCTGattattgttcttttatttccagTGTAGGTAAGAAAAAGTCAATATTTAGCTAAAGGGAGTTGAAAAGATTCATTGTGTGCTGAAGCTCTTTAGTATGGAGGCTCCGTCCtgccaggacagacagaaaatggtAAAACTTAAAACAGttctgactttttaaatcaaattttaccTTAAAAGTCTAAATATAATAAGTCAGAGTCATTTTTAGACTCATATTTGTGAGCAAGTCAGAGTTATAGATCAATATTAGGACGTTTTAAGTGAAAAATCATGACATAATAAatcaaaagtttgattttttgtgaaaaatcatgacataataaatcaaaagtttgatttttttaatccatttacATGATTTTGAATCAAATTATTTGATATAAAGTCAAATATATAAGATAGTCTGTCAATATTTgggaaatataataattaaaagtcAAGATcttgaatcaaatcaaattgtaaATGAAAGTTGTGAGATAGAAAGTCAATGTTttgactaattaattaattttgagtcataattatgacttaATAATTTAAAAGTATTAGATTGTgagtcataattatgacttaATAATTTAAAAGTATTAGATTGTGGAGGAGAAAAGGTCAAAATTGGAAGTTAATAATCAGTTTTCGATGTTGTGACTTCACTGCCTCgcagttttttgtgttttattttgacaggaaTGAGCTTCCGTACCTAACATCCTGTCTAAACcgccctgtctctgtctgtctctgtctttcagacCATTCAGTGGCGGCTAAATCTGGAGGTTGTTTCCCCGGCGAGGCCTTGGTCACGCTGGAGAGCGGCGGTCAGAAGTCCATCAGTGACCTGCGACCTGGTGAGCGAGTCCTGGCCTCGGCGGGCAGCGACGGCAGTGGGGAACTGGTTTACAGTGAAGTCCTGGCCTTCCTGGACCGTGACCCCGTGACCTGGAAGCTCTTCTACACCCTGCACACAGAAGCTGGAGCCCGCCTTTCGCTCACCGCCGCCCACCTTGTATTTGTGTCCGAGGGGAACTGCTCAGAGGGGGCGGTGCCGGCCCGCGGCGCCCTCAGGACTGTGTACGCCAGTGACGCCCGGCCGGGGCAGTGTGTGCTGGTGTCAGAGGGTGAAGCGGGACAGAGGCACGACGAGGGGCGTCTGTCTCGGATCACCCGGGTCACAGTGAGGGGGAGCAGGGGGGCGTTTGCACCGCTGACCCAGCAGGGGACGTTGGTGGTGGATGGGGTGGTGGCGTCCTGCTACGCGGTGCTGGAGCAGCACTCCCTGGCTCACTGGGCCTTCTCGCCGCTTCGGCTGCTTCACAGGTGGACTGGATCCACCGGGAGCCACAGTGATGGGATCCACTGGTACTCACAGCTTTTACACTGGCTGGGGAGGATGCTGCTGGACTCAGGACGCTTCCACCCGCTGGGCGTCGCTCAGGGCGACAGGTGAGGAAGGAAAAACGGGACACGGGTGGACTCTTTTATCAAAAACAGACCTGAACCTCTCACTTTTTAACTGGGTAGACCCCAAAGACACGCTGGTAGAGGCGCTGTACAGGACCATGATGAAGTACCTGACGAGATGGGAGATGTTTGGGTTCCTGCTGAGGCCTGATGGGAGTTTTTATGgcaggacaaagaggaagacgaagaagaagaagaagctgtgaaCTGACACAGATGAATTCTCccaaaaaccacaaagacagacaacaaatatCAGAGCACtgcagatgtttgcagatgtttcaAAGACTTCTGGTGACACGTGTATCCTGAAAAACTCTATGAAACAATAATcccttaaaaatacatttaataaatccTTAAACTTACCTTCgaaacacagcaaacactttTAAATCAAGGTGTTTGGGGCATAACTTCCCCCATAATTTACACATTAGTTATAATTTCAGGGTGGATTTCGATGATTTAACGGGTTTTCTTCATGGATTCACCAAAGCCATCGCTGGATTTAACAGTAGACGCACTTTTAAGGTATAAATTAAAGGTAAATTAGTGTGTTAGGGCCTTAAACCATGCAGATAATTAATTAAGAATACCTTATGATATAGCTAAgtattggcaaagacgtggattgtgGGTAGACTTGGAgctccacgctcttaatcctgcataactttaagccttaatataatgtgaacaggtgagttgtatataaattcaccctcagtacagttgtcatgaacggggaaattagctacagagaccaaaactgttttttgtaccaggctgtaaacatgtttatttctgctgtgaaacatggggacttatggagactgactcacttctggagccagcctcaagtggacgttcgaggaactgcagctaCTTTTTGGTGGCTTTAACTCACAGCCAGTGTTTGAACCTTAAATCCATGCAGAAAATCCCTAAATATGTTGAAATCCAAACTTTAAATATCATTAAATTGCacctgtaatgtaatgtgtgaaTTAAGGGACGAGTTATTGGtggatttaaagtgttttaccGTGCAGATAATCAATCACAATCCACTATCCCATCAGAAACCTATTAAGATATCTTAATTGCTTCAGTGTAACGGGTTAATCAGTGAAGGGATTTAGTTTCATGGTCCACAGGGATGTTGTGCTCTTTGTATGTAACATTACTGCTTTAACAGAGATTCTTAGAAGAAATGATAGAGTGTATTtaagtgttgtttgtttacagaaatCCAATAATGTTTATGGAGTTATTATGGGTGAAGAGAtattagaattaaaaaaaaaaaagatttatttttgaaattaaattatatgGAAATGagctctgatgtgtgtgtgtgtgtgttttatttctgctacCTGTTGACACGTGAACGCACCTTCACTGTCACCTTCCTGTTTGAGGAGCAGCTGAActccagagaggaggaggaggaggaggggggggaccGGGACTGATTTAGACCCTCACATCTGACTGGAACCGGCTCTGAGCGCATAAATAAGGCCGTGTGTAAAGACAGCAACACACCAGTTGCATGTATGCAACAGATGCCGGCTAATAATAACAACCTGCTGCGCCTTTAAGAGGATGACTGAGAAGGAAACCTAATATCTGTCCAATATCGAGCTCAAGTCTCCATCAATTAACTGCGAGAGCCGAGAAGAGGACGATATCTGAATCAGTCCAAgactccaccaccaccgccttttttttgtttgtgttgtttctgtttttgttttgtcacacaTAAACCGGATTAAATTACGCATTGCACCTTTAAGGAGCTGTCACCGGGATTAGAGTTACGCGCAGTGAGCCAAGTCGGCCTCTGAAGGGGGTTTTACGCACCGTCGGTTTCCAGGGAAGGGTCTCCTTCAACGACATTTTCTCcctcttgtcttcctcttcgTCGCTGGTCCTGACACCGCCGGGGAGCAGCCTCCACACCGTGCGCCATGGCCGAGACAGGGAAAGGGGTCACCGCCGGGAAACTGGCCATCAACGTCCAGAAGAGGCTCACCAGAGCGCAGGAGAAGGTAAACCTGGGCTCCCATGGCCCGCAGGACACCGTGTCCTACTGTCACCGTGAAACCTAATATCAACTTTTTACCTTCACATACGAGACATTTACGCACCAATAACGACtatatttgaattattcatCGGTGGATTGCTCAGGGTGCCATGATAGGTTTAAGGGCTTTTCAAGGGGGGGTTAAGTGAACCTTTTACCTGAACCCAAAGTTTGGGGTGAATTCCTGAATTTGCACCTGATTTGCACCCAACACGTAATAATATATGCATATATCTATGCACCTGATTTGCACCCAACACGTAATAATATATGCATATATCTATGATATTCAAGTAGTTTTAGCGAGTTCTTTGCATGGTTTGAAGGGATTTTAAGGCCATCTGTCATATTTTAATGAGTATTCTGCacagttttaatataaaatctGCTTGAGATGTAACTTTGAACAAGTTGCAAAAAGCACCCTGAACTTTAAGTTAAGGGTGTTTTTAAACCCCTTAAAACTGTACCAAAAATGCCTTtaagatgatttttaaaaagagatttgACCACATATTTGAAAGTAATGTGTAAATTGAGTGTCCTGCTGGCATTAAGAAACCAAATCCTttaaattttacattaaaactctgttttttaaGGCGTTAAATTCCCTTTAAAATGTACCAAATAACATGAAACTCAGAGGGTCCTTTAATCAATCATAGATCCAACACCATTTGCTACATTTAAGCGGTTTCCAGTCCTTAAACCTCCTTTAATACACACAGGGAACCCAATTaaactctttttatacatcacaATCCATAAATTGTCCAGTAATTAAACCAAATCCAGCgttaaaagcaacaaaaacaccagCGAATTTATGCCTGAATTGAAAAATTAATCTGCTTAAGGCACATGCGACttgatttagtgtttttatggGTAAATTAATCACTAAATAATGGTGTTTTAAGGGATTTTGTATGtggaagtgtccttgagcaagaaaTTGAACCTTCAACAGGCAGTGGAGCTGTCCTTGAGCAAGAAATTGAACCTTCAACAGGCAGTGGAGCTGTTAGCTGAGACTTTCCACTGGATCAGAATCAGTTTGTATCATCACAAAGTTTTATGATGATGCGTTCACGGTCctgctttactttactttacagtTTCAAGAACAAATCTTGCATCTAAAGTTGAAATATGTGCAGGTAAAAAGTTTTTTATGCTGATTTCTTACCTGACATCAGCTCCAGAGTATAAATTATGACATGCACTATGCTGGACAGACTGCAGGAGGAGCTCTAAAAGTGACAGAATGAAACCTGATCAacactctgtgttttgtgcTCTGAGTTATTATTGTCTGTCCTAATCACTCTTGTTGCTTAAGCCTGCCGAGGTTTTACCCTCTAATCGCCTCACAGGAgtgctgtcagtcagtcagacagacacatttcatattcacaccATCATTGTGCCGAGTGTCTGCGAGTGTTTCTAGTTTAAACCCAAAAAAGACTCCTGTAACTCTAACCTCTCAACACTCCTCTGATGAGTATTTGCTCATTGCTTGCAGCAGCTGCACATATTTCGAAGCCTCCTGCAGCTCGGATCCGCACCTCGACAGTCATTTCGTCTGTAATCTGGATCTTGAAGTGATGTTTGGTTTAAAGGAATAACATTTGAGCATACGTGGTCATGCGTTCGTAACCCTAAGATAAGTGCAGGGAAGGAGAAAGTTGACCAACCGATCAATCGACTGTGATTGGAGGATTCACTTTATTTCCAAGAGTCGTAACGTAATTACCGAGCATTGGCGGCGTTTTTGAGCtctagtcttagtcttagtctagtctctagtctttgtgctaagctaagccaatCAGGCCCTGGCTCCAGCTCGAGCTCGACGTCCATCTGAACGTAGGTTTCACTCTGACAAAGAAAAGTTCACACTTTGGAAGTTGCTGCAATCGATCATCTCTGCAGCCCTTGAATGAACTTTAAATAGCAGCTGCTGAATGAAATAGCATCCATGTCCCGcgtttcttctttgttttgttttaggagCAGGTTACTCTTGAAGCTCGTTGTGGAGATGTTAAACTGTTTCAAACGTTTACAGAGATTTGATCTGGAAATATTATTCATAAATACACCAGAATGTGTGTGGCTGATGGATAGTCTGAGGTGGGCGTGGTTTTGCTGTGGGAACTTTAATATTTCTAAAATCTTGGCCACATTAAAAAAGAATCGAATCTTCAAATGCATCAGAAAAGCAGCGTTGAGGAGCAGCGTTAGACTCAGAGGCGATACTGAGCTCCTGTGCTGGAGTGCTGGGAGTAAAGAGGAAGGTCAGAGTATCATCTTCCCTCTGAAGCcctggtggaggtggaggaggggagcgctggcttcagctgtctgtctgctggcaCGCCGCcgtccaccctccaccctccaccacaTCCACATCCAACTCTGTTTTTTACACACCGGTGTCAGTCATGTCCGGTGATGATGGAAagattatgaaatataaaactacaaacacTCATAACATAGAAGTTGtgtcaaaatgttgaaatttgtCATGTTACGGCTTTTTTGTGTAAAATTGCatctttacatttattatattaagctttcttgtttattatttatttactgattCTGTAAATTTAtgattaacttttatttctttattaactTTTCCTGTAAAACTACACCGTCCGTTAATTTGTAAAATTTCGACTTTAGGTTCATTATATTATGACTTTTTCTTGTGAAATTACAAATTTATGTAATTTTTATAAATCTACTGGTAAAATCAAAACTTTAGGTTCATTATTTGACTTTACCTTAATTCTCTGTCATGTCTTGCAGCCCTACTGTCACGTTCTTTGCTTGTTTTCAAAGATTACACGTGcacaactgtttgtttgtttatgtcagaCATAATATTAAGAATATTCAGTATTCATATCAGTCAAATTTAGACTGAAGTCTCTGAGCTTCAGTGTTGTCATTTCACTACTCGTAGATCATCGGTCTGatgtttattcagtttgtgaagTCATTAAAACTTCAGATCCAGATCGCTCCGGATCCCTTCTAATGTGTCTCCAGTGGTTGAATGTAACTAAAGTAAATTTACTCGAGTACTGCTCAAATTTAAGCTATATTTcattatacttctactccactacatttttctgacagctttagtttcTAGTTACCTTTCatattcagattattattatggatTATGTAATATTTGGGATTAAAGTTAAATGAGCTCACCCttcagcagtaaaatgcaacgTGCACGCATGTTGCTGATAAATACTGCAGGACTACTCCACTACTACatgtagtggagtattttcaaaggatctgaatatttcctccacctctgcgTGTAGTTTacaattaatttaaaacactgCAAGCTGGTTACGAACAAGGTCCAAGAAACGAGACCACGTCAGCCTTATCCTGGCATCCCCACGGTTTTGCATATATATTTCAGGACTTGTACCCTTGAACCCTCGGATCGTCCCATTGTGGCACGTTGGCTGTGGacagggagtttttttttagtctgagCGTGTTGCCGCTTTTAAGACGCACCTTAAGACCAACTTTATTTTCTGGCTTTTTAACTGTTTAAGCTGTTTAAACTcttatgtttttagtttttgctTTCTAGTTTTGTGCAAAAAGCTGCACTAAAGGCTGGATTGTGCAGAAAATAAGACTTAGGATTGGAGTTGTAGTTGTCATCATCAGAAACGAGATGCGATGAATCGTCTTTGCCTCCTCGAAGACGTTCATGACGTTGACATCTGTTCGAGAGTTTGCAgcatgctaatggaacgtccATATTTGATTTCACTGTGAGTAATAGTTAGTCTCAGACCAGCTGACTGAATAATCCCCAAGCGTCGCCCAGTGCCGCCGTGGTTACCACCGCGATGTGAAGTCACCGGCTCGTGAACTGGTCAGCTGTGCCGCAGCAGAGCATGCTGGGAGAATTCCCCAGGGTGGAATCCGGATGAGTGTGGTAACGGCGGAGGGGAGGTGGTGCCCTTTAGAGAGCAGCTGGAGACCTGGAGCGGGGCTGGGAGTCAAAGAGGCAGGACCCATGACACTAACCGTGCTCCTCTTAGAAACCCAAAGGTTTTACCCGCCCACCTCGACCTCCGAAAACCCCGTCGGACCGACTTATCTCACCTTTCTTAAGCCAAAACATAAGACTCTAACATTTTCTTATGCAGCAAGCAAATATTTCTGCTCTGGTGTCAAGTTAGAACCTTGAAACAAACTTTTCAGGAACAGAACAAACAGCGTCTAATACCTGCGTCAGTATAAAATGAGATTAAAGGCCTGTAAACCCATTTCAATGTCTGTGTCCTCCAATAACTTTATTAAAAGATcaataaacagcagcacagggagaaataaagcataaaaagtttaaacttacagacagaaaacacagaaagaacctcgaaataatcaaataaaaggtATGATaaccaacaacaataacacaaaacaagGCTACATGTGTCATAATCTAGTTTTAATCAGTGGCAGAGGAAGTATtcagtgaagtaaaagtactgataccacactgtaaaaatactctgttacatgtaaaagtactgcattgaACATGATACtcagaaaaatgttgtttaaaagtttgtttagtTGAACCTCAGCGTTATTACAAATAAAGGAACATAACTTGTGTCGAGAAAATCTacttttatttagaaaatagTTAAAATCAGCGAGTAAAAAATAGAGAATTTACTCGTTTTCAGCaacttttaaagacaaaaaatagaGAATTTACTCGTTTTCAGCAActtttaaagacaaataaatgttCAGTAAGTCAACACGTTTTTGCAgcgaagaagaaaaatagacaAATGTGTTGAGACGATGtaaagctgtcagcagtgaaGTAAATACTACTTCATATTTGTACTCGGGTAAATATTCCGTCACTGTATTTTTATAACTCTCTAAGATTAGTAATCTGAATCCAAAGTTATCAAACCTCCAAGCTGCCCTGCTCGGCCTGCACACCTGTCCCTCCCCACCTCCCAGGACTCCCAGCATGCCTCACTGCTGTGGGCGGGGctcagatatgtgtgtgtgtgtgtgtgtgtgtgtgtgtgtgtgtgtgtgtgtgtgtgtgtgtatctatctatAGCCCTTCTGGGCCTCCTCATGACTCTGAATACCCCACaaactgcctgtgtgtgtgtgtgtgtgtgtgtgtgcgcactggGTTTATTTTTGGGGGGTTGAAATTAAACACCGACGGATAGtggacgacacacacacacacacacacacacacaccaacaattACAGTATGCTCCATTATACCTGAGTTTACAGCGCAGCGACGTTTTCCGACACACAGGTGGCTGCGGCAGGGTCACGTGATCTGTCCAGACTTTACAGGAATCACCTGAACGCACCGTGAGACGTTCAATGGTTGGTTCACAATGAGCCAACAGACACTGAGGGCTGTGAAGGATACACACAagtgtctcttctcctctgccattatgtccgtagaggctgctgagcctggttacattgcccagctcctgttctggcacgacaccggctccactcctcatcagcattcccctaaaaacctcttcttcttcttcttcttcttcctggtggtccaaacactaaccgagctaacatgatctaacagcagctacagttggcaggaaactctgtaaatcgcAGAGAGTTGACATCAGAGGgaattttctccataaaatatgaaacagtttcaccaaaatcggtgaaatagttggtggtgtgcgACGTTACGTATCCAGAGAACAGATATATATTTGGAAAATGATCTAATATGTtggagaaatgtcagaaaatgtaatGTGTAGCAGAACTTTATAACCACCTCTCATATGTGGCCGAGGCCGAGGGGCAGCAGTGGGGAAGTCCCCGCCGTGGTGTGGACGGAGGTTTGTGTGTCCGTCACAGGATTAGAGCAGCAGGTGGTGGAGATGGAGGCTCGTCCATGTGCTCAGATCAGATTATCCGGTGACCTCTTCCAACGgacaacaacgaaacaaacgCACtgatttctctcttcttcctctcgtCCCCCCTCAGCCCTGCTTCAGCAGACACAGACGTCCGACCATGAAATGAATGCTTTCtttgcaaaaacacaaacttgttCAGGAATATGCAACGTGCATCagctgaaatacattttcagaagTAAACATTCTCTTGTTTCACCTCAGCAGTCCACAAAAATCAGTTTCTGACGTGAGAAATCATCGCTCGTGTGAGAAGTATTTACTTTTTTTGAAGTTACTTTTTGTGTGAGAAGAAAATTGATTAGCAAGTGTTAAGGGAAGTGCAGTACATCCTGTgtccagcaggaggagctgcagttgGACCCTCTTTGAATGTTTCACCGGGTCCCTGAggctttgacctttgacctccagtaACAAACACAAGCCAGGAGCTGAGAGGCGTTCAAGTGCCTCGCTTTTACCGAAAACGTATTTATGGTGATctaaatctgaacacacacacacacacagctggtgtgAACCGCAGACTTTGGGGAGACACATGGCTTTGACGGGCGGCCTGAAAATAGACAGACTCCAGTTATAGATCTGAATAAAGCGCCGCGAATGAGGACGGACTGATAGATTAATAGAAtgacagattaaagaggaatCTCACCGCTGTCGTAAAACTCGAGAGTCAAGTTCCCCCTTTTTTAATTTCTGCATCTCGTTTCCTCCGCAGGTCTTGCAGAAGCTCGGCAAAGCAGACGAGACCCGAGACGCTGCCTTCGAGGAGATGGTGGCCAACTTCAACAAGCAGATGGTGAGCGGACGTCAGTGCATCGAGGAGTTTCTGCTTGTTTCTGATCTTAAAATACTGAATTTCACCTCAGTTTTCAAGCATCTTTTGGATgaatttaatgtctttattgGACGGTCAGCTTCTAGTTTTCAGAGTCCTGATTGAActcttgtgtttcctctttcagACTGAAGGCGGCAAACTGCAGAAAGACCTGAAAGCCTACCTGGTAGCAGTGaaaagtgagtgtgtttgtatcacagcagcagcatcctgtCGCAGAAATGGACGTTTCACCTGCTGCAGACTATGAATTTTAGGGTTTTAGTAAAA
This is a stretch of genomic DNA from Larimichthys crocea isolate SSNF chromosome XIX, L_crocea_2.0, whole genome shotgun sequence. It encodes these proteins:
- the LOC104934612 gene encoding indian hedgehog B protein — its product is MLLPTLVTCLAGCAFLLSPVSEGCGPGRGYGKRRSPRKLAPLAYKQFSPNVAEKTLGASGRYEGKITRNSERFKELTPNYNPDIIFKDEENTGADRMMTQRCKDKLNSLAISVMNLWPGVRLRVTEGWDEDGHHSEESLHYEGRAVDITTSDRDRNKYAMLARLAVEAGFDWVYYESKAHIHCSVKSDHSVAAKSGGCFPGEALVTLESGGQKSISDLRPGERVLASAGSDGSGELVYSEVLAFLDRDPVTWKLFYTLHTEAGARLSLTAAHLVFVSEGNCSEGAVPARGALRTVYASDARPGQCVLVSEGEAGQRHDEGRLSRITRVTVRGSRGAFAPLTQQGTLVVDGVVASCYAVLEQHSLAHWAFSPLRLLHRWTGSTGSHSDGIHWYSQLLHWLGRMLLDSGRFHPLGVAQGDR